A portion of the Micromonospora vinacea genome contains these proteins:
- a CDS encoding FAD-dependent monooxygenase produces the protein MLAAELRLHDVRVLVLEKETEPPSAARIVGLHIRSLELMAMRGLLERILPHGRQRPASAFFAAIPKPAPKGLDSRYAYLLGVRQPVIERLLEQHATELGAQVRRGRAVAGFEQDDEGVTVELADGERLRSRYLVGCDGGRSTVRKLLGVGFPGEAARTESLMGEMEVGVPQEEIAVKVAEIRETHQRFWLRPVGVGVYSVLVPAAGVGDRAEPPTLEDFKRQLRAIAGTDFGVHSPRWLSRFGDAMRLADRYRVGRVLLAGDAAHIHPPIGGQGLNLGVQDAFNLGWKLAARIRGWAPETLLDTYQAERRPVAEEVLDNTRAQTELLSTEPGPQAVRRLLIELMDFDEVNLHLLEKITAIGIRYDFGAGPDLVGRRLRDIDVKQGHLYGLLHQGRGLLLDRTERLTVGGWSDRVDHLADPTAELDVPCVLLRPDGHVAWIGDDQQDLDEHLSRWFGEPAH, from the coding sequence ATGCTCGCCGCCGAGCTGCGGCTGCACGATGTCCGGGTACTCGTTCTGGAGAAGGAGACCGAGCCGCCGTCGGCCGCCCGCATCGTCGGCCTGCACATTCGCAGTCTGGAGCTGATGGCGATGCGCGGGCTGTTGGAACGCATCCTCCCGCACGGGCGGCAGCGTCCGGCCAGCGCCTTCTTCGCCGCCATCCCCAAGCCCGCGCCCAAGGGCCTGGACTCCCGGTACGCCTACCTCTTGGGCGTCCGGCAGCCGGTCATCGAACGTCTACTCGAACAACACGCCACCGAACTGGGCGCGCAGGTCCGGCGCGGCCGTGCGGTCGCCGGTTTCGAGCAGGACGACGAGGGTGTGACAGTCGAGCTGGCCGACGGGGAACGGCTGCGGTCGCGCTACCTCGTCGGCTGCGACGGCGGGCGCAGCACGGTGCGCAAACTCCTCGGTGTCGGCTTCCCCGGCGAGGCCGCGCGGACCGAGAGCCTGATGGGCGAGATGGAAGTGGGCGTGCCCCAGGAGGAGATCGCCGTCAAGGTGGCCGAGATCCGCGAGACCCATCAGCGATTCTGGCTCCGGCCGGTTGGCGTTGGGGTCTACAGCGTCCTCGTGCCCGCCGCCGGCGTCGGTGACCGCGCCGAACCGCCCACCCTCGAGGATTTCAAGCGCCAGTTGCGCGCCATCGCCGGGACCGACTTCGGTGTGCACTCCCCGCGCTGGTTGTCCCGCTTCGGCGATGCCATGCGGCTGGCCGACCGTTATCGGGTCGGGCGGGTGCTGCTGGCCGGCGACGCGGCGCACATCCATCCGCCCATCGGCGGACAGGGCCTCAACCTCGGCGTTCAGGACGCATTCAACCTCGGCTGGAAACTGGCCGCGCGGATCCGCGGCTGGGCGCCGGAGACACTGCTGGACACCTACCAGGCCGAACGGCGCCCGGTCGCCGAGGAGGTGCTGGACAACACCCGAGCCCAGACGGAACTGCTGTCCACCGAGCCAGGCCCGCAGGCGGTGCGGAGACTGCTCATCGAGTTGATGGACTTCGACGAGGTGAACCTCCATCTGCTTGAGAAGATCACCGCCATCGGTATCCGCTACGACTTCGGCGCGGGCCCCGACCTCGTCGGTCGCCGCCTGCGCGACATCGACGTGAAACAGGGCCACCTGTACGGTCTGCTGCACCAGGGCCGCGGCCTGCTGTTGGACCGCACCGAGCGCCTGACCGTCGGCGGCTGGTCAGACCGGGTCGATCACCTGGCGGATCCCACCGCGGAGCTGGACGTCCCCTGTGTCCTGCTGCGTCCCGACGGGCACGTCGCCTGGATCGGTGACGATCAGCAGGACCTGGACGAGCACCTCTCCCGCTGGTTCGGTGAGCCCGCCCACTGA
- a CDS encoding TetR/AcrR family transcriptional regulator has translation MVTTQDTRDDVRAGIVAAATQLLREKGANAVTTRAVAQAAGVQAPTIYRLFGDKDGLIDAVAEHVMAAYVSGKSAAADVATGDPVADLRSGWRAHVEFGLTNPELYALLAARGSAAPSPATVAGLDVLRRRVRRLAEAGLLRVDEQRALLMIHSAGNGTILTLLGMPADQRDIGLGEAMLEAVLTSILATAPATPDTTTNAVAVTFATVLPDLPGLTDAERALMAEWLHRSLAHPTP, from the coding sequence ATGGTGACGACGCAGGACACCCGCGACGACGTCCGTGCGGGCATCGTCGCGGCAGCGACCCAACTGCTGCGGGAGAAGGGCGCGAACGCGGTGACCACGCGCGCCGTCGCCCAGGCCGCGGGCGTGCAGGCACCGACCATCTATCGCCTGTTCGGCGACAAGGACGGCCTCATCGACGCGGTCGCCGAACACGTCATGGCCGCCTACGTCAGCGGCAAATCGGCCGCAGCGGACGTCGCGACGGGCGACCCCGTCGCGGACCTGCGCTCCGGATGGCGCGCGCACGTGGAGTTCGGCCTGACAAACCCCGAGCTGTACGCGCTGCTCGCCGCACGGGGGAGCGCAGCGCCCTCGCCGGCAACGGTCGCCGGCCTCGACGTGCTCCGTCGCCGCGTCCGGCGACTCGCCGAAGCCGGCCTCCTCCGGGTCGACGAGCAGCGTGCGCTCCTGATGATCCACTCTGCGGGCAACGGAACCATCCTCACCCTGCTGGGAATGCCCGCCGACCAGCGCGACATCGGCCTGGGCGAGGCCATGCTCGAGGCCGTGCTCACCAGCATTCTGGCGACAGCTCCGGCGACACCCGACACGACCACGAACGCGGTCGCGGTGACCTTCGCGACGGTGCTGCCCGACCTCCCGGGGCTCACCGATGCCGAACGCGCGCTGATGGCCGAGTGGCTGCACCGATCCCTGGCCCACCCGACGCCGTGA
- a CDS encoding NmrA family NAD(P)-binding protein — MIVVTGATGQLGSQIVDRLLDRLPPDAVGVSVRDVDRAAGLAERGVRVRAGDFTDPATLGHAFEGADKVLVVSAAIRGPGALVANRAAIDAARAVGAKRILYTSHQAASRNSLFAAQPTHAVTEEHLAGLGVPFTALRNGFYASTLSFSIGTALETGRLVAPADGPVSWTAHADLAEAAAVALTEEGLLDGVTAPLTAGEMLDLEAVAAILSDVTGRTVKRVVVDDDQWRASAIERGMPAAAADFTLGMYRAAREGEFAVTDPMLETVIGHRPTSVRSVIEAIVAQR, encoded by the coding sequence ATGATCGTCGTCACCGGTGCCACCGGCCAGCTGGGGTCCCAGATCGTCGACCGGCTGCTCGACCGGCTGCCACCCGACGCCGTCGGGGTGAGCGTGCGCGACGTCGACAGGGCCGCGGGCCTCGCCGAGCGTGGGGTGCGGGTACGCGCCGGAGACTTCACCGACCCGGCGACGCTGGGGCACGCCTTCGAGGGTGCCGACAAGGTCCTCGTCGTCTCCGCCGCCATCCGCGGCCCCGGCGCGCTCGTCGCCAACCGCGCCGCCATCGACGCCGCCCGCGCCGTGGGAGCCAAGCGGATCCTGTACACCAGCCACCAGGCCGCCTCCCGGAACTCGCTCTTCGCCGCCCAGCCCACGCACGCCGTCACCGAGGAGCACCTCGCCGGGCTGGGGGTTCCCTTCACCGCCCTGCGCAACGGGTTCTACGCGAGCACGCTCAGCTTCTCCATCGGTACCGCGCTGGAGACCGGTCGACTCGTGGCGCCGGCGGACGGCCCGGTGTCCTGGACCGCGCACGCCGACCTGGCCGAGGCCGCAGCCGTCGCCCTGACCGAGGAGGGGCTGCTCGACGGGGTCACGGCACCGCTGACCGCCGGGGAGATGCTCGACCTCGAAGCGGTGGCCGCCATCCTCAGCGACGTCACGGGCCGCACCGTCAAACGTGTCGTCGTCGACGACGACCAGTGGCGGGCGTCCGCCATCGAGCGGGGCATGCCCGCGGCGGCGGCCGACTTCACCCTCGGCATGTACCGCGCGGCGCGAGAAGGCGAGTTCGCCGTGACCGACCCGATGCTGGAGACAGTCATCGGTCACCGCCCGACATCGGTCCGCTCGGTGATCGAGGCCATCGTCGCCCAGCGCTGA
- a CDS encoding helix-turn-helix domain-containing protein produces the protein MLPNQVVDTRVLPPAERFAFWYALVAQETAPVHISSGQLDNFVAYVQAIDLGRIRMTSLRYPSLDAIRPTKLVRSAEGDVYQLTLPLTGHSTLIQDRAESTLEPGKHFTLLDPARRHVARHRADGAGLATTITVQIPHAALPLAPDRLRRLLATPIPSHLGVGGLLVHHLRSIAAHPEQFEPAQAEMLGGVAVDLLTATLAQYLDIEETLSPEARHTTLRARVVDFIDRHLDSNELSPGSVAAAHHISLRSLHRLFEAEATTVAELIRAKRLEQCRRDLGNPLLRQPVHVIAARWGFPDRAHFSRLFRAHYGRSPQEYRTGVARQNG, from the coding sequence GTGTTGCCCAACCAGGTGGTGGACACGAGGGTGCTGCCTCCGGCAGAGCGGTTCGCGTTCTGGTATGCCCTGGTCGCGCAGGAGACGGCACCAGTGCACATCAGCAGCGGCCAGTTGGACAACTTCGTCGCCTACGTCCAGGCCATCGATCTCGGTCGCATTCGGATGACCTCGCTGCGGTACCCGTCCCTGGACGCGATCCGCCCCACCAAACTGGTTCGCAGCGCCGAAGGGGACGTGTACCAGCTCACGCTGCCCCTGACCGGTCACAGCACCCTGATCCAGGACCGCGCGGAGTCCACGCTGGAACCCGGCAAGCACTTCACGCTCCTGGACCCCGCGCGGCGGCACGTCGCCCGGCACCGCGCGGACGGCGCCGGTCTCGCCACCACGATCACCGTGCAGATACCGCACGCGGCGTTGCCCCTGGCACCGGATCGGCTGCGCCGCCTGCTGGCCACGCCGATACCGTCGCACCTCGGCGTGGGCGGCCTGCTGGTCCACCACCTGCGCAGCATCGCGGCGCACCCGGAGCAGTTCGAGCCGGCCCAGGCCGAGATGCTGGGTGGGGTGGCGGTGGACCTGCTCACCGCCACGCTCGCTCAGTACCTCGACATCGAGGAAACCCTGTCACCGGAGGCCCGGCACACCACGCTGCGGGCCCGCGTCGTCGACTTCATCGACCGCCACCTCGACAGCAACGAGCTCAGCCCGGGTAGCGTCGCCGCCGCCCACCACATCTCGCTGCGGTCGCTGCACCGCCTGTTCGAGGCGGAGGCGACGACGGTCGCCGAACTCATCCGCGCCAAGCGTCTGGAGCAGTGCCGGCGTGATCTCGGCAACCCGCTGCTGCGGCAGCCGGTCCATGTCATAGCCGCCCGCTGGGGTTTTCCGGACCGGGCCCACTTCAGCCGCCTCTTCCGTGCCCACTACGGACGTTCACCACAGGAGTACCGGACGGGCGTCGCTCGCCAGAACGGGTGA
- a CDS encoding maleylpyruvate isomerase N-terminal domain-containing protein, translating into MSAVTGADLREAAEEMTRVLLPHRDHDWSVPAGSLSWSCWTTAAHVAHDLLAYAGQVTGRPDDGYLPYDLRVSPDASPAQVLTVVRACAGLLAAAVDAAPPDTRAWHWGPCDPAGFAAMGVAETLLHTHDITLGLAVAWQPPQRLSALVLRRLFPDAPAGAAPEVLLWMTGRGELPGRARRTSWSWRAAVD; encoded by the coding sequence ATGTCTGCGGTGACCGGCGCCGACCTGCGGGAGGCGGCCGAGGAAATGACCCGGGTGCTGCTGCCACACCGGGACCACGACTGGTCGGTGCCGGCCGGCTCGCTGAGCTGGAGCTGCTGGACCACCGCGGCGCACGTCGCGCACGACCTCCTCGCGTACGCGGGGCAGGTAACCGGCCGCCCGGATGACGGCTACCTACCGTACGACCTGCGGGTCTCCCCCGACGCGAGCCCGGCGCAGGTGCTCACAGTGGTGCGGGCCTGCGCCGGGCTGCTCGCCGCCGCCGTCGACGCCGCCCCGCCGGACACGCGGGCCTGGCACTGGGGCCCGTGCGATCCGGCCGGGTTCGCCGCCATGGGCGTGGCCGAGACCCTGCTGCACACCCACGACATCACCCTCGGCCTCGCTGTGGCGTGGCAACCGCCGCAGCGGCTGAGCGCGCTGGTGCTGCGCCGACTCTTCCCGGACGCCCCGGCCGGTGCGGCACCCGAGGTGCTGCTCTGGATGACCGGCCGCGGTGAGCTGCCCGGCCGCGCCCGCCGCACGTCCTGGAGCTGGCGGGCCGCGGTCGACTGA
- a CDS encoding MFS transporter produces MTERAATYAEVFAVREYRHLFGAYLLSLAGDQLTAVTVAYLVFSETGSAALAAAAYASSYLAWLTGGPLLSGLADRFPRRSVMIACDLGRAALIPLAALPALPAPALVVLLFVVNLMRPPFVAARAALMPEVLDGDRYAVANGVDNICAQVVQVVGFAVGGSLVALLSLRGALLVDAGTFLVSAVLIGIGVRSRPAPRPPSGPTGQGRAVGLRVVFTDSRLRSYVLVLWMASAFTYAAEGLMAPLARQYGGGAGTVGLLLAAAPLGMALGGVALTRFCPPAARPRLILPLAAMSAGVLTVTWLVPPLWMMLLLLALAGAASAFAIPLNALFGRAVPRQYRGRAFGVAITGLSGLQGTAMVLAGLAADQWPATTVIGFSGLSGAVAVLAVAPLWPRRPASTPVAFGSPVEQARTTPNADIPTAEAGSGRR; encoded by the coding sequence GAGCGCGCCGCGACGTACGCCGAGGTGTTCGCGGTGCGCGAGTACCGCCACCTGTTCGGTGCGTACCTGCTGTCCCTGGCCGGCGACCAGCTCACGGCCGTGACGGTGGCGTATCTCGTCTTCAGCGAAACCGGCTCGGCCGCGCTGGCGGCGGCCGCCTACGCCAGTTCCTACCTGGCCTGGCTCACGGGCGGACCGCTGCTGTCCGGTCTCGCCGACCGGTTCCCCCGGCGAAGCGTGATGATCGCGTGCGACCTGGGCCGCGCGGCGCTCATCCCGCTGGCGGCTCTGCCGGCCCTCCCCGCGCCGGCCCTGGTGGTGCTCCTCTTCGTGGTCAACCTGATGCGGCCACCGTTCGTGGCGGCGCGGGCGGCGTTGATGCCGGAGGTGCTCGACGGCGACCGCTACGCCGTGGCCAACGGCGTGGACAACATCTGCGCCCAGGTCGTGCAGGTGGTCGGCTTCGCCGTCGGGGGGAGTCTGGTGGCGTTGCTGTCGCTGCGCGGTGCCCTGCTGGTGGATGCCGGCACCTTCCTGGTCTCCGCTGTTCTGATCGGGATCGGTGTGCGTTCCCGCCCCGCGCCGCGACCGCCGTCGGGCCCGACCGGCCAGGGCCGGGCGGTCGGGCTGCGGGTGGTCTTCACCGACTCCCGGCTGCGGTCCTACGTGCTCGTCCTGTGGATGGCCAGCGCCTTCACCTACGCGGCCGAGGGGTTGATGGCACCGCTGGCCCGACAGTACGGCGGCGGCGCCGGCACCGTCGGACTGTTGCTGGCGGCGGCGCCGTTGGGGATGGCCCTCGGCGGGGTAGCGCTCACCCGGTTCTGCCCACCGGCGGCCCGGCCACGGCTCATCCTGCCGCTGGCCGCGATGTCGGCCGGGGTGCTGACGGTGACCTGGCTCGTTCCTCCGCTGTGGATGATGCTCCTGCTGTTGGCGCTGGCCGGCGCGGCGAGCGCCTTCGCCATCCCCCTGAACGCGCTGTTCGGTCGGGCGGTGCCGAGGCAGTACCGGGGACGGGCGTTCGGGGTGGCCATCACCGGTCTCAGTGGGTTACAGGGGACGGCGATGGTCCTGGCGGGTCTGGCCGCCGACCAGTGGCCGGCCACCACGGTGATCGGGTTCAGCGGTTTGTCGGGCGCGGTGGCGGTTCTCGCCGTCGCGCCGCTGTGGCCACGGCGACCTGCCTCCACCCCTGTGGCGTTCGGGTCTCCGGTCGAACAGGCCCGAACGACTCCGAACGCCGACATCCCTACCGCCGAAGCAGGCAGTGGCCGACGCTGA